The following are encoded together in the Thalassolituus oleivorans MIL-1 genome:
- a CDS encoding class I adenylate-forming enzyme family protein: protein MVYALFQEQRQAHTDKLAIVWKDQHYSYQSLGNAVDQLINDLHAVGIQAHDQIALFVPNSPEFIIGTLATWAVGASLLPLNTAYTEEELLSYTANAKVKLVLVTEKEDQKIKDLGLATLLIDAMPVSIAQSPTTANVPADSSALVMFSSGSTGTPKQVVRSHGAVIAEILNARETLSLNSDDTIMCCAPMFHAHGLGNCFLAALMNGGTLVIHSGEFNPRKVVKTIAEQGVTIFPSVPFMCKMIASTPFKEAPNLERLRLVYTAGAPLDEEIAIAFHERFGMYLGQLYGSTETGAAAINAYPNADNRNSVGKPLANTIITLIDDDGQPVPAGSEGEVIIQTAAMTNGYTGLDELTAETFKSDGYHTGDLGIMDAEGYLRISGRKKLMINVAGNKVDPLDIEKVVKQLPGVIDAVALGKPDPLYGEAVKVAIVSSGNLTAEDVRAHCAQHLVEYKVPKIIDFISEIPKSPLGKVLRKYL from the coding sequence ATGGTATATGCACTTTTTCAAGAGCAACGTCAGGCCCATACAGATAAGTTAGCCATAGTCTGGAAAGATCAACACTACAGCTATCAAAGCCTCGGCAATGCGGTAGATCAGTTAATCAACGACCTTCATGCAGTAGGTATACAAGCGCACGACCAAATCGCCCTGTTTGTACCAAATTCTCCAGAGTTTATTATCGGTACACTCGCTACTTGGGCGGTCGGCGCATCTTTGTTACCACTAAACACGGCTTACACTGAAGAAGAGCTTCTTAGCTATACCGCGAATGCCAAAGTGAAATTGGTGCTGGTAACGGAAAAAGAAGATCAAAAGATTAAAGATCTTGGTCTGGCAACTTTACTCATTGATGCCATGCCTGTATCGATAGCCCAGTCTCCCACTACGGCGAATGTACCTGCTGATTCCAGCGCCCTAGTTATGTTTTCGTCTGGCTCTACGGGTACACCTAAGCAAGTGGTCCGTAGCCATGGTGCCGTTATCGCTGAAATTCTTAATGCGCGCGAAACCCTATCGTTGAACAGCGACGATACCATCATGTGCTGCGCACCTATGTTTCACGCACATGGCTTAGGTAACTGTTTTCTTGCCGCACTGATGAACGGCGGTACCTTAGTTATTCATAGTGGTGAATTCAATCCAAGAAAAGTCGTTAAAACCATCGCTGAGCAAGGTGTAACGATTTTTCCTTCGGTGCCCTTCATGTGCAAAATGATTGCATCAACCCCATTTAAAGAAGCGCCTAATTTAGAGCGTCTGCGCTTGGTGTATACCGCTGGCGCACCTCTCGATGAAGAAATCGCGATTGCTTTTCATGAGCGTTTCGGCATGTATCTTGGCCAACTGTATGGATCAACCGAAACCGGTGCCGCAGCCATTAATGCCTATCCAAATGCCGACAATAGAAATTCTGTCGGTAAGCCGTTAGCGAATACCATCATCACGCTAATTGATGATGACGGCCAACCAGTACCGGCTGGATCTGAAGGCGAAGTCATCATACAAACCGCCGCTATGACAAATGGCTACACTGGCTTAGATGAACTAACGGCAGAAACATTTAAAAGTGACGGTTACCACACGGGTGACCTAGGCATAATGGACGCCGAAGGCTACTTACGTATTTCGGGTCGTAAAAAACTGATGATTAACGTAGCTGGAAATAAAGTTGATCCATTAGATATTGAAAAAGTTGTTAAGCAGCTACCCGGAGTTATCGACGCTGTCGCACTCGGCAAGCCCGACCCCCTGTACGGAGAAGCGGTAAAAGTTGCTATCGTTAGCTCCGGCAATTTAACAGCAGAAGATGTGCGAGCGCACTGTGCGCAGCATTTAGTCGAGTATAAAGTTCCTAAAATCATCGATTTTATTAGCGAAATACCGAAGAGCCCATTAGGGAAAGTCCTGCGTAAGTATCTATAA
- a CDS encoding AraC family transcriptional regulator, which produces MAVQALAHLSVSGDLAALLCEFLRQRGDLNNPLYSRLLRFDANKRLTFTQWWQALDELQRIYPDLPVSVLVGESVKASHLGVIGYLTQACHNVLEAFQRFERYQRLLHDGDKARLVVDGDTVGLVWSRDYEASTQISDEVFIVGMMTFIRSMTGREDLNAVRADFFWQESSNTSALVAALAGDVCFEKEANALWLPLSALQLPVKQFDFALRGLLEQQAEGLLSGLNRDEDFIHAFHTELLRALQNSDPKVGRVAKALAMSERTLVRRLEEQGTNFREALLQLRLQLACQYLSEQRLTLTEIALLLGYSEQAAFARTFRKLTGQTPRTYQQDAIRRRRQ; this is translated from the coding sequence ATGGCCGTTCAGGCGCTTGCCCATCTTTCGGTTAGTGGTGACCTTGCTGCTCTTTTGTGCGAGTTTTTGCGCCAGCGTGGTGATCTTAATAATCCCTTGTATAGCCGCCTACTTAGATTCGATGCTAACAAGCGTTTAACCTTTACGCAGTGGTGGCAAGCACTTGATGAATTACAGCGGATTTACCCAGATTTACCAGTAAGTGTGTTGGTTGGTGAAAGCGTGAAGGCCTCACACTTAGGCGTTATCGGTTATTTAACTCAAGCATGTCACAACGTGCTGGAGGCATTTCAGCGTTTTGAGCGTTATCAACGTTTGCTGCACGATGGCGATAAAGCACGATTAGTGGTCGATGGTGACACGGTTGGCTTGGTATGGTCGCGAGATTATGAGGCGTCGACGCAGATCTCTGATGAAGTCTTTATCGTCGGTATGATGACCTTTATTCGCAGTATGACGGGGCGGGAGGATCTGAATGCCGTTCGAGCGGACTTTTTTTGGCAGGAGTCATCAAATACGTCCGCACTGGTTGCGGCACTCGCTGGTGATGTCTGTTTCGAGAAAGAAGCCAATGCGTTATGGCTGCCTTTAAGTGCGCTTCAGCTTCCGGTAAAACAATTCGACTTTGCCTTGCGCGGGTTATTAGAGCAGCAAGCTGAGGGTCTGCTTTCGGGGTTAAATCGCGATGAGGATTTTATTCATGCATTTCATACCGAACTTCTACGAGCGTTACAAAATAGTGATCCAAAGGTAGGGCGGGTCGCTAAAGCACTGGCAATGTCGGAACGTACTTTGGTCAGACGATTAGAAGAGCAGGGAACCAATTTTAGAGAGGCATTATTGCAATTACGCTTGCAGCTGGCTTGTCAGTATTTATCCGAGCAAAGGCTGACGTTAACAGAAATTGCGTTATTGCTGGGGTATTCCGAACAGGCGGCTTTTGCACGAACGTTTCGTAAGCTCACCGGCCAAACGCCGCGCACTTATCAACAAGATGCGATACGGCGGCGTAGGCAGTGA
- a CDS encoding serine acetyltransferase, whose product MKNNDLSRKATFLYGKSTLGNKLALLTQRGTWAVLVYRFGRFAGNVSPRPLGLLLKVMYFGLFYITQMLTGISIQAYANIGKGMVVMNFSGIFVLAEKIGDNFTVYEGVTVGNIRGAPRLAIIGDNVTLEPGCKILGDVTIGNNVIVRANSLVLTDIPDNSIAMGNPARIKPLETVQPAEKQG is encoded by the coding sequence ATGAAAAACAACGACCTTAGCCGAAAAGCCACATTTTTATATGGCAAAAGTACATTAGGCAACAAGCTAGCGCTACTTACTCAACGCGGTACATGGGCAGTGCTGGTGTATCGTTTTGGCCGTTTCGCTGGAAACGTATCCCCTCGCCCGCTCGGCTTACTGCTTAAAGTTATGTACTTTGGGTTGTTCTACATCACGCAAATGCTCACCGGCATTAGCATTCAAGCCTACGCCAATATCGGCAAAGGCATGGTGGTGATGAATTTCAGCGGTATCTTCGTATTGGCCGAAAAAATCGGCGATAACTTTACCGTATACGAAGGCGTCACCGTGGGTAATATTCGCGGAGCACCGCGCTTAGCCATTATCGGTGATAACGTCACACTTGAGCCGGGTTGCAAAATTTTAGGTGATGTTACTATCGGCAATAACGTTATCGTTAGAGCCAACAGCCTCGTACTTACGGATATCCCTGATAACTCCATTGCGATGGGAAATCCTGCTCGAATTAAACCATTAGAAACTGTTCAGCCTGCTGAAAAACAAGGGTAA
- a CDS encoding alpha/beta hydrolase: MKNIIKGVAATLCLSWILPIFVVDAAAETAPTIENMRYGKYKENVMDIYLVDSATPVPLAIFIHGGGFKSGTKTQVDDTDVKETLLAAGISVATIDYRVTADKEYTLDQILREDMTLAVQMLRHRAASLNIDPAHFAAWGNSAGAGAALYLGVADDIADPTNTDPVRRQSSKIQVVGHLAGQSTYDTTQWASIVDVDPNWAELSEFEDDLYWFNVDSRDQITPEMYAKVDIAALFTADDAAIYSEKTPDRYGTDAGPINLDFDSIVDDDEREEAKRAARVLIAHSSKHASFIGEHCTAVGLTCEIITTIEPGPKRELSDFMIEQLLPTP, encoded by the coding sequence ATGAAAAATATAATAAAAGGCGTAGCTGCCACACTGTGCTTATCTTGGATTTTACCGATATTTGTAGTCGACGCTGCCGCTGAAACAGCTCCAACGATTGAAAATATGCGTTACGGTAAATATAAAGAAAACGTCATGGATATTTATCTCGTTGACTCCGCGACTCCGGTCCCGCTGGCGATATTTATTCACGGCGGTGGTTTCAAGTCAGGTACTAAAACTCAAGTCGACGACACGGATGTTAAAGAAACGCTGCTAGCGGCCGGTATTAGCGTTGCAACGATAGATTATCGTGTTACCGCCGATAAAGAATACACACTGGACCAAATCCTTCGCGAAGATATGACCTTAGCCGTGCAAATGCTGCGACATAGAGCTGCGTCATTAAACATAGATCCTGCGCACTTTGCCGCTTGGGGCAACTCTGCCGGTGCCGGTGCTGCTTTATATCTAGGTGTTGCTGATGATATCGCTGATCCAACGAATACCGATCCAGTGCGTAGACAATCCAGTAAGATTCAAGTCGTTGGTCATCTTGCTGGTCAATCAACCTACGACACCACACAGTGGGCCAGTATCGTAGACGTTGATCCAAATTGGGCTGAGCTTTCTGAGTTTGAAGACGACTTATACTGGTTTAACGTGGATAGCCGCGACCAAATAACGCCCGAGATGTATGCAAAGGTCGATATAGCTGCTCTATTTACGGCAGATGATGCGGCTATTTATTCTGAAAAAACACCCGATAGATACGGCACTGATGCTGGCCCGATTAATTTAGATTTCGACTCCATTGTTGACGACGACGAACGCGAAGAAGCCAAACGAGCTGCGCGCGTACTGATTGCCCACTCCTCAAAACATGCGTCATTTATTGGCGAACACTGCACCGCAGTGGGCCTAACTTGTGAAATCATCACAACGATTGAACCCGGTCCCAAACGGGAACTGTCTGACTTCATGATTGAGCAATTGTTACCAACGCCGTAG
- a CDS encoding PhnE/PtxC family ABC transporter permease: protein MALSNLASASSFISMQLQGTGRRLFWLSIAFIVSALVCLPFADLQLHAVDPWLELSHIAWGMITPSFAHLTINELLQALGHTVAFALLAVVISVPLGVVFAMLFRFRVVRWAMASIRAVHEIFWGLLFMQIFGLSATTGLLAILIPYTGVFAKVFAEIFEQQSQLPTQSMSPKAGALSRYVYGLIPQSYGAMAGYVRYRFECALRSSAILGFIGLPTLGFFLESSFKQGDYSEAAGVFWLFLLLIATVRYWLKPRFWWLYALAAIWLLPESPTVYGSTVWQFFSQDIWPSAFLRGDLTASLSWLDKQFWQVAWPAIGTTLVITQLALVLTGILTVLMYPLATKVIVVNAIRLPSRFLILFLRSMPELMLAFIFLLLFGPSAIPAIIALAFHNAGLIVFLLSNASEADAKEHATQAFAKRALDRYVYQELPRRYTAFLAFLFYRWEVILRESAIMGILGIATLGFYVDSAFEDIRFDRAFFLILITALLNIVVDSVSRSVRQRAGLTTANLAVR from the coding sequence GTGGCGCTGAGTAATTTAGCGTCGGCTTCTTCTTTCATCTCGATGCAACTTCAAGGTACAGGGCGACGATTATTCTGGCTGAGTATCGCCTTTATTGTGTCTGCGCTTGTATGTCTGCCGTTTGCCGATTTGCAATTGCATGCAGTTGATCCTTGGTTAGAGCTTTCTCATATTGCGTGGGGAATGATCACCCCTAGTTTTGCCCATTTAACCATTAACGAATTACTGCAGGCGTTGGGGCATACCGTCGCTTTTGCGTTGTTAGCGGTGGTGATATCGGTGCCTTTGGGCGTGGTGTTCGCCATGTTATTTCGCTTTCGTGTTGTACGCTGGGCGATGGCTTCGATACGGGCGGTACACGAAATATTCTGGGGATTGCTGTTTATGCAAATCTTCGGGTTAAGTGCCACGACTGGTCTACTCGCGATTTTAATCCCGTATACCGGCGTATTCGCCAAAGTATTTGCCGAAATATTTGAACAGCAATCGCAGTTACCCACCCAGTCGATGAGCCCAAAAGCGGGCGCGTTAAGTCGTTATGTGTATGGCTTGATTCCGCAAAGCTATGGAGCAATGGCGGGTTACGTGCGTTATCGCTTTGAGTGCGCGCTGCGTTCGAGCGCGATTTTAGGTTTTATTGGTTTACCGACGTTAGGCTTCTTTCTCGAAAGTTCGTTTAAGCAGGGTGATTACAGCGAGGCGGCCGGTGTTTTTTGGCTGTTTTTATTGTTAATCGCGACGGTACGTTATTGGCTAAAACCACGATTTTGGTGGTTGTATGCCTTGGCCGCAATTTGGTTATTGCCCGAAAGCCCTACGGTTTATGGCTCGACGGTTTGGCAGTTTTTTAGCCAAGATATTTGGCCGAGTGCTTTTTTACGCGGGGATTTAACCGCAAGCTTAAGTTGGTTAGATAAGCAGTTTTGGCAGGTGGCTTGGCCCGCTATCGGGACGACCTTGGTGATAACTCAGCTTGCCTTAGTGCTCACGGGCATTTTAACCGTATTGATGTATCCCTTGGCGACGAAAGTGATTGTGGTAAATGCTATTCGTTTGCCAAGCCGTTTTTTGATTCTGTTTTTACGCTCGATGCCCGAATTGATGTTGGCCTTTATCTTTCTTTTGTTGTTTGGGCCGTCGGCTATTCCTGCGATCATAGCGCTCGCTTTTCATAACGCCGGTTTGATCGTATTTTTATTGTCGAATGCGAGCGAGGCCGACGCGAAAGAGCATGCAACTCAAGCCTTTGCCAAACGCGCACTGGATCGCTATGTCTATCAAGAGTTGCCACGTCGTTACACGGCATTTTTAGCTTTTTTGTTTTATCGCTGGGAAGTGATTCTGCGCGAGAGCGCCATTATGGGGATTTTAGGGATTGCCACATTAGGCTTTTATGTTGATTCGGCGTTTGAAGATATTCGCTTTGATCGAGCCTTTTTCCTAATTCTCATTACCGCTTTGCTGAATATCGTTGTTGATAGTGTGTCTCGCAGTGTGCGCCAACGCGCGGGATTAACGACTGCCAACTTGGCTGTGCGTTAA
- a CDS encoding serine O-acetyltransferase, with amino-acid sequence MGLIDTIMADVRFKQQWFLSEKSWFTKNVRVFLEPGTIAVIVFRYGQWLRSLNKVLRIVLFFPYILGKILVVLGFGIYIPSTAKIKPGFIIHNFSGIFISSGEIGENCIVFQGVTTGHLRGKPNPPKLGNNVFLGAGAKVLGDVTIGNNVVVGANSVVLSDVPDNCTVIGNPARIINRETNWMAEKREGKIANY; translated from the coding sequence ATGGGCTTAATTGATACAATAATGGCCGACGTTCGCTTTAAACAACAATGGTTTTTAAGTGAAAAAAGTTGGTTTACGAAGAACGTACGAGTGTTTCTGGAACCAGGAACCATCGCCGTCATTGTGTTCCGTTACGGACAATGGCTAAGAAGCCTAAATAAAGTATTACGCATAGTATTATTCTTTCCGTACATACTAGGAAAAATCTTAGTTGTATTAGGATTCGGTATTTATATTCCTTCAACAGCGAAAATAAAACCGGGATTCATTATTCATAACTTCTCTGGAATTTTTATTAGTAGCGGAGAAATTGGTGAAAATTGTATCGTTTTTCAAGGTGTAACCACCGGTCATTTACGCGGCAAACCCAATCCACCAAAGCTTGGTAACAATGTTTTCTTGGGAGCGGGTGCCAAAGTGTTAGGCGATGTCACCATCGGAAATAACGTCGTAGTAGGTGCTAACTCTGTTGTGCTCTCTGACGTACCCGACAATTGCACCGTAATCGGCAATCCAGCACGAATCATTAATCGTGAAACCAACTGGATGGCGGAAAAGCGGGAAGGCAAGATTGCTAACTACTAA
- a CDS encoding putative selenate ABC transporter substrate-binding protein: MKRKFYMFKKWLSAAVLLAASTLVNAETFTFTAIPDEDESRLEERFGKVAAYLSEQLGVDVKYIPVKSYPAAITAFRNDQVQLAWFGGLSGVRARLLVPGSEAIAQGYEDQFFKTYIIANTSADLNASEEFPKGIKGKSFTFGSKGSTSGRLMPEFYIREAFKASPDDVFSRVGFSGDHSRTIAEVQSGAYEVGAVNYSVWDTELAEGKVDPAKVKVLWTTPTYPDYQWTIRGDVDQRYGEGFKEKVTAALLNMTDADLLASFPRQSFVPAKNSDYAPIEETGAAIGLLGDD; this comes from the coding sequence ATAAAAAGGAAATTCTACATGTTTAAAAAATGGCTTTCGGCGGCAGTATTATTGGCAGCAAGCACGTTAGTGAATGCAGAGACCTTTACCTTTACTGCTATTCCTGATGAAGATGAGTCGCGTCTTGAAGAACGTTTTGGCAAGGTTGCTGCGTATTTATCCGAGCAGTTGGGCGTAGATGTTAAATACATTCCGGTTAAGTCGTATCCTGCGGCGATTACTGCGTTCCGTAACGATCAGGTACAGCTAGCGTGGTTTGGTGGTTTGTCGGGCGTGCGTGCGCGTCTGTTGGTGCCAGGTTCGGAAGCCATTGCGCAAGGTTACGAAGATCAGTTCTTTAAAACCTATATCATTGCCAATACTAGCGCTGATTTAAATGCGAGTGAGGAATTTCCTAAAGGTATTAAGGGCAAGAGTTTTACCTTTGGTTCTAAAGGGTCGACGTCTGGTCGTTTGATGCCTGAGTTTTATATTCGTGAAGCGTTTAAAGCGTCGCCTGATGATGTGTTCTCGCGCGTGGGTTTTTCTGGCGATCACAGCCGCACCATCGCGGAAGTTCAATCGGGTGCTTATGAAGTGGGTGCCGTGAACTACAGCGTTTGGGATACCGAGTTGGCCGAAGGCAAAGTCGATCCTGCTAAAGTTAAAGTTCTGTGGACTACGCCGACTTATCCGGATTATCAGTGGACGATTCGTGGCGATGTAGATCAGCGCTACGGTGAAGGCTTTAAAGAGAAAGTAACGGCGGCGTTATTGAATATGACCGATGCTGATTTACTGGCTAGTTTTCCGCGTCAGAGCTTTGTACCGGCTAAAAATAGCGATTACGCACCTATTGAAGAAACCGGTGCAGCGATTGGTTTATTAGGCGACGATTAA
- a CDS encoding acyl carrier protein — MSMLERLKSTVSSITQADYTDVAADQALNLDSIHRISLIVALEEEFDIEIDSDELGSEMFDTFEKMGKFIETCIAQ, encoded by the coding sequence ATGTCCATGCTAGAGCGCTTAAAATCGACTGTCTCAAGCATAACGCAAGCTGATTATACGGATGTGGCAGCTGATCAAGCTCTCAATTTAGATTCTATCCACCGCATTTCTTTAATCGTCGCGCTGGAAGAAGAATTTGATATCGAAATTGACAGTGATGAATTAGGTTCAGAAATGTTCGATACATTTGAAAAAATGGGTAAATTCATCGAAACCTGCATTGCTCAATAG
- a CDS encoding ATP-binding cassette domain-containing protein encodes MIFHLDQQTFSYGKRSAHSAGPAALSDISLSIKAGEKVALIGPSGAGKSSLLNLLYHNSPLQSAWCPQDGGLVDSLSVYNNIFSGGLERHSTLYNLVNLLRPFAAPRKEIEVLARQLGLRDKLFTSVDQLSGGQRQRVALGRALYRQQPVFLGDEPVSSLDPLQADELLALVLKQHETAIVSLHNRRLALNHFDRIITLRAGRIVFDGPSAGLTMAHLDAMYEVDASGAE; translated from the coding sequence ATGATATTTCACTTAGATCAGCAAACATTTTCTTATGGTAAACGCTCGGCACACAGTGCTGGGCCTGCTGCTTTAAGTGATATTTCGCTTTCGATTAAAGCGGGCGAGAAGGTCGCTTTAATCGGCCCTTCGGGTGCGGGTAAATCCAGTTTATTGAATTTGCTTTATCACAATTCTCCTTTGCAATCGGCTTGGTGTCCGCAAGATGGCGGGCTGGTCGATTCGTTGTCTGTGTATAACAATATTTTTAGTGGCGGGTTAGAGCGCCATTCTACGCTCTATAATCTTGTGAATTTATTGCGCCCATTTGCTGCACCTAGAAAAGAGATCGAGGTTTTGGCTCGCCAATTAGGCTTGCGCGATAAGTTGTTTACCTCGGTTGATCAATTATCCGGTGGGCAACGGCAGCGAGTGGCATTGGGACGTGCACTGTATCGTCAACAGCCGGTGTTTTTAGGTGATGAGCCGGTGTCGTCGTTAGATCCATTGCAGGCCGACGAGCTGCTGGCCTTGGTGTTAAAGCAACACGAAACCGCGATTGTGAGTTTGCATAATCGCCGTTTAGCCCTAAATCATTTTGATCGTATTATTACTTTGCGGGCAGGGCGCATTGTGTTTGATGGCCCGAGCGCCGGATTAACCATGGCGCATCTCGATGCCATGTACGAGGTGGATGCCAGTGGCGCTGAGTAA
- a CDS encoding chorismate--pyruvate lyase family protein → MLDNFNTKGYVESGIITNDRDESLDIAAFPPIVRTLLVTDGTVTKTLEAYFWEPIQVEQMGQRVAPLENDIPQMGLKTGDDVLLRDVSISGTRSGDVYAYATSVLNINHLEEDVRNQLIAGTIGIGELLRDKGLETYRQVIDIYREIKKEVVPGSKSYYCGELICRTYLIHIDNEPVIQVTEKFPYRLYQNKH, encoded by the coding sequence ATGTTGGATAATTTTAATACCAAAGGTTATGTAGAAAGCGGAATTATTACTAACGATCGTGACGAATCGTTAGACATAGCAGCTTTCCCGCCAATCGTTAGAACGCTACTCGTTACTGATGGAACTGTTACAAAAACACTAGAAGCCTACTTCTGGGAGCCCATCCAAGTTGAACAAATGGGCCAACGAGTAGCACCACTAGAAAACGACATTCCGCAGATGGGCTTAAAAACTGGCGATGACGTTTTACTTCGTGATGTGAGTATTTCCGGCACTCGTTCTGGTGATGTATACGCCTATGCGACGTCGGTACTGAACATCAATCACCTCGAAGAAGATGTGCGTAATCAATTAATCGCCGGCACCATAGGCATTGGCGAATTACTACGCGACAAAGGCTTAGAAACCTATCGCCAAGTCATCGACATTTATCGTGAAATAAAGAAAGAAGTGGTTCCAGGTAGCAAAAGTTACTACTGCGGTGAATTGATTTGCCGTACTTACTTAATCCATATTGATAACGAACCAGTGATTCAGGTAACTGAAAAGTTCCCGTACCGACTGTATCAAAACAAACATTAA
- a CDS encoding sterol desaturase family protein, which translates to MQDVIHALMFIAAFGVIFGGVMLGEFAWARHKGKTGVYIWRETLANMMTGVSYKVVDGIAVALFIQAFYQWVYQYGFQWNPELSLWSVLAIIVFIDLCFYCAHVLMHKVRWFWNVHVTHHSSEHMNFSTALRQNFTFALSGGWLVWWIPAALVGFDKNWTLIAIEANLVYQFFLHTEQVRTLGPLEKIFNTPSHHRVHHGSNPAQIDTNFGGVFIIWDKLFGTFVAEKDAGEIKYGVTRMPSKPYNAWDLQVHDWLAMFRDIRRYKDIRILYKHPDWVKEHYGE; encoded by the coding sequence ATGCAAGATGTCATTCATGCGCTTATGTTCATCGCCGCTTTTGGCGTTATCTTTGGTGGTGTCATGCTCGGCGAATTTGCTTGGGCCAGACACAAAGGCAAAACCGGTGTCTATATCTGGCGCGAAACACTCGCCAACATGATGACGGGAGTTTCTTACAAGGTTGTCGATGGCATCGCCGTCGCGTTGTTTATTCAAGCCTTCTACCAGTGGGTTTATCAATATGGCTTCCAATGGAATCCGGAATTAAGCCTCTGGAGTGTGTTGGCCATCATCGTATTCATCGATCTGTGTTTTTATTGCGCCCACGTTCTGATGCACAAAGTACGCTGGTTTTGGAATGTGCATGTTACGCACCATTCATCTGAGCATATGAACTTCTCAACCGCCTTACGCCAAAACTTCACCTTCGCCCTATCTGGTGGCTGGCTTGTGTGGTGGATACCCGCAGCACTCGTCGGCTTCGATAAAAATTGGACGTTAATAGCAATTGAAGCCAACTTGGTGTATCAGTTTTTCTTACACACCGAACAAGTGCGTACCCTAGGGCCATTAGAAAAAATATTTAATACGCCCTCACATCACCGCGTACACCACGGCAGTAATCCAGCACAAATTGATACCAACTTTGGCGGCGTTTTTATTATTTGGGATAAATTATTCGGGACATTTGTTGCCGAAAAAGACGCGGGGGAAATCAAATATGGCGTTACTCGTATGCCATCAAAACCTTATAACGCATGGGATCTTCAAGTACACGACTGGCTAGCCATGTTCAGAGATATTCGCCGCTACAAAGACATACGCATACTGTACAAGCACCCTGATTGGGTAAAGGAACACTACGGCGAATAG
- a CDS encoding sulfotransferase family protein produces the protein MSKSSIVDFIGVGSGKCGSTWFFENVIQHPEIYDGNPKEINYFSDLFNQHSPEWYASQFKGCTDDSLLKGEFSVTYMYHPEAAKRIKENCPDAKIIAIVRDPIYRTFSDYLHAQRKGDIAPTVPFSDYIKDEKKLEFGCYTQYLKQFFDNFPAEQIKVIVLEDFNENYEKGFRDVFEFLGLKDVNFVPPGVEERRNQARSYRFIKLENLLVKTYRMLAKAGYTRLTETVKRSGIPELFRKFNTSKKPLPQIDDASKETLKQYFATEKKFVSELTGSSLSAWQ, from the coding sequence ATGTCGAAGTCCTCTATCGTAGACTTTATTGGTGTTGGATCTGGAAAATGTGGATCTACGTGGTTTTTTGAGAATGTTATTCAACACCCAGAAATTTACGATGGTAATCCAAAAGAGATTAACTACTTCAGCGACTTGTTTAACCAACACAGCCCTGAATGGTATGCCAGCCAGTTTAAAGGCTGTACTGATGACTCTCTGCTAAAAGGCGAGTTTTCAGTTACGTACATGTACCATCCAGAAGCTGCGAAGCGCATTAAAGAAAACTGCCCCGATGCAAAGATAATTGCCATTGTACGCGACCCTATTTACCGTACATTTTCCGATTACCTTCATGCACAGCGCAAAGGCGACATCGCTCCAACGGTTCCTTTCTCTGACTACATTAAAGACGAGAAGAAACTAGAGTTTGGCTGCTACACCCAGTATCTAAAGCAGTTCTTTGATAACTTCCCTGCAGAACAAATCAAAGTCATCGTGCTGGAAGACTTTAACGAGAACTACGAAAAAGGCTTCCGCGATGTCTTCGAATTCTTAGGTTTAAAGGACGTTAATTTCGTACCACCCGGTGTAGAAGAACGTCGTAACCAAGCTCGTAGCTACCGTTTTATTAAACTAGAAAATTTATTGGTGAAAACCTATCGGATGCTAGCGAAAGCGGGGTACACCCGTTTAACTGAAACCGTTAAGCGCAGTGGTATTCCAGAACTTTTCCGTAAATTTAATACCAGTAAAAAGCCGCTTCCGCAAATTGACGATGCGAGTAAAGAAACACTAAAACAGTACTTCGCCACTGAAAAGAAATTTGTTAGCGAATTAACCGGTAGTTCCCTTTCCGCTTGGCAATAA